A genomic stretch from Pochonia chlamydosporia 170 chromosome 4, whole genome shotgun sequence includes:
- a CDS encoding GDP-mannose transporter (similar to Metarhizium acridum CQMa 102 XP_007815545.1), translating into MSDKKSDDVLPMANGNGNGVANGHNGDAHKARPFPSFTPAQSKTDALKGLSPSLSSLDNSRGASVFAYCLSSMSMTIVNKYVVSGSNWNMNLLYLAVQSIVGTAAIIMCKQAGMIKGLGRFDSQKAKTWFPIALLLVAMIYTGNKALQYLSVPVYTIFKNLTIIVIAYGEVLWFGSSVTPLTLVSFVMMVFSSVIAAWADAKNASTAAAMTTLNLGYGWMGINVFCAALYALSMNKVIKKTGFNNWEVMYYNNLLTIPVLIISSLLVEDWSSANLSSNFPASSRNSMCIGMIYSGLGAIFISYSTAWCVRATSSTTYAMVGALNKLPVAIMGIVFFAAPVTFGSVSAIFLGFVSGIVYTVAKLQKGKEKAQPALPLTNKR; encoded by the exons atgtcagACAAGAAATCCGACGACGTGCTCCCCATGGCGAATGGGAACGGGAATGGCGTCGCCAACGGCCACAATGGCGACGCCCACAAGGCCAGGCCGTTTCCCAGCTTTACGCCCGCCCAGTCCAAGACGGATGCCCTCAAGGGTCTGTCgccgtccttgtcgtcgcTGGATAACAGCCGTGGCGCGTCTGTGTTTGCGTACTGTTTGAGTTCTATGAGTATGACGATTGTGAATAAGTATGTTGTTTCGGGATCGAACTGGAACATGAATTTGCTGTATCTCGCTGTTCAG TCGATTGTCGGAACAGCAGCCATTATCATGTGCAAACAGGCTGGCATGATCAAGGGACTAGGTCGCTTTGATTcgcaaaaggcaaagacgt GGTTTCCCATTGCCTTGCTTCTCGTTGCCATGATTTACACTGGCAACAAAGCCTTGCAGTACCTGTCTGTGCCTGTGTacaccatcttcaagaaTCTGACCATCATTGTCATTGCCTACGGAGAGGTCCTCTGGTTTGGAAGCAGTGTCACGCCTTTGACGCTTGTTTCGTTCGTCATGATGGTGTTTAGTTCTGTTATCGCCGCCTGGGCTGATGCAAAGAATGCCTCCACTGCAGCCGCCATGACGACTCTCAACCTTGGCTACGGCTGGATGGGCATTAATGTCTTTTGCGCGGCTTTGTATGCTCTGAGCATGAACAAGGTTATCAAGAAGACGGGTTTTAACAACTGGGAAG TCATGTACTACAACAACCTCCTTACCATTCCGGTTCTCATCATTTCATCCCTTCTTGTCGAGGACTGGTCGTCCGCCAACTTGAGCAGCAACTTCCCCGCCTCTTCCCGCAACAGCATGTGCATCGGTATGATCTACTCTGGTCTcggcgccatcttcatctcctaCTCGACGGCGTGGTGTGTCCGTGCTACGTCTTCTACGACCTATGCCATGGTTGGCGCGCTCAACAAGTTGCCTGTGGCCATTATGGGCATTGTGTTTTTCGCCGCCCCCGTCACCTTTGGCAGTGTGTCTGCCATCTTCCTAGGTTTCGTCAGTGGCATCGTGTATACGgtggccaagctgcagaaGGGCAAGGAGAAGGCTCAACCGGCGTTGCCGCTCACCAACAAGCGGTAA
- a CDS encoding mitochondrial 40S ribosomal protein MRP2 (similar to Metarhizium acridum CQMa 102 XP_007815544.1) — translation MSMFRAKKLDLGCFVKARTIRDHTKRKVFEQFETERQALRYIIRNTTLAPRVRAEAQLQLTQMHAYTRPTQIRNRCIMGGKARGVLSDFKLTRFNFRLEAMAGNLPGVKRASW, via the exons atgtccatgttccGAGCAAAGAAGCTCGATCTGGGCTGCTTCGTAAAAGCCCGGACGATTCGAGACCACACGAAGCGCAAGGTCTTTGAGCAGTTTGAGACGGAGAG GCAAGCTCTTCGATACATTATCCGCAATACGACCCTCGCTCCTCGCGTTCGTGCTGAagcccagctccagctcaCTCAGATGCATGCCTATACCCGTCCTACGCAAATCCGCAATAGATGTATTATGGGAGGCAAAGCACGTGGAGTGCTAAGCGATTTCAAATTGACTAGA TTCAACTTTAGGCTGGAGGCAATGGCTGGAAACTTGCCGGGCGTTAAGCGAGCAAGTTGGTAG